From Verrucomicrobiia bacterium:
GGTCCACCCACTAAACATATAAGACACTTGTATCAAGTGTAGCATCTGCAAAGCCGTCTAGGCTTTGCAGATATTCAACGGGCGTCAGCATGCGGAGCATGCTGTGTGGCCGGTAGAAGTTGTAGTCAAGGCAGTCTTCAATGAGAAATGTCTGGAGTTCGGCTTTGGCATGGCTGTTGGTTGTCAGCTTCTTGTAACGGTCTTTGTCCACACCATGGCTGCGCTCAATCCGGCCGTTAAGATGCGGGCTTCGTGGTGGTATCCGGCCATGCCGGATACCGTGACCTGCGAGCCATCGTTGGGCTGCGGTGAGGGTGTCCGGCTTTGTTTGTGGTAGCTGGTCGTAGACAAACTCCATGCCGTTGTCGGTTTGGATTGCTTGAAAGCTAAAGGCTGGTTCGAAGAACCGGATAGCATGTTCCAGGAAATCAACAGTAGTGGCCGGGTCGTAGCCTGGATAGAGCCGTTTGTATTTAATGCGCGTTGCGCAATCGATAAGATCATATTGGTAGGCGGTGTGCTTCCAATGCTTCACGTCCAACTGGCCAACTTCACCCGGGGCGTACGGGTACGGATTCAGCCGCCGCTGTGTCCGCATCCGCTTCTTGCGTGGCTCAAGCAAGCCAGCACGTCTCAGGACATTGCCAACGCCATGGTGGGAGATAGTAACGTCATAGTCTCGGGTAAGGACATGCGCAAGCTTGTCTTCGCCGTAGCCCAGCCCGAGCCGAAGCTGGACAATGAGGCTAGTAGTCTCTGAATCTGTATCAGCCTTATGGCTCTTTGGCGTCCGCGGTAGATCGTAGAGGCTCGTCAACCGCTTTCCACTGGCGAGCCAGCGCTTGCGCCAGTAGTAGTATTCGCTGCGGGGAATGCCGTAGTAGCGGCAAGCCGCCACCACGGAGCCGAGTTCCTCGGCTTTGCGAAACCAGGCCAAACGGATACGAGCTCCGTATACCTGGAGCTGTTTTCCGGTCATAGATCTTGTTCTCACTTTCACTCCTTCTAGTTTAGGGTGATGTGTCCAAGATGTATGGTGGGTGGATACAGGTAGGTTTACTGATATTGACTTTTATCTATCATTTATGTTATAATATGTACTACTTTGAGGGGATTATGTCTCTTTCCAAAGTACTTTAATAGCTCTCTGTTATTGACCCCTTTTGGGGTCGTGGTGAGCAGTAAGTACACGAAGATATGTCGTGTTTTTATTGTTTACCACGACCTTTGTCCGCCCTGGACCGATCAAAAGGAGTTACCCATGCGTTTCCCGTTCCTGCTCTGTTTCAAGTTCCTCTATGGTGTCCGCCTGAAGAAGACCAGCATCCGCCTTGCGCGGCTCCTGGAGCGCTTCTGCAGCACCCCGCTGGAGGACAGCAAGCTGTACGACGACATCTGGGAGTTCGTCGCGTACCACCAGAAAGACTTCACGTCGTTCTGCCAGGATGGCGGCGGCTGCTCCTTCCCGATTCTGTCCGACACGGACAGGTTCCACCGGCTCTGCCGTGCAAGCCAGGCTGCCGAGGACGCCCTCGACGCCGAGATGGACCAAGCCGAGATGGAGTTGCTCTGTCATAGCTGCTGGGACAAGCCCGCGGTCAAGGACCGACTCTGCCAGATCTGCTGGGACAACCAGTACCTGTGTCGCGCAGGGTGCGGCAAGCCAGAATCCGAGTGCGATGGCAACTGCCACACCGCCACACTGTGCAAGTCGCTCCACTGTTCCCGATATGCGGCCGAGGACGGCTACTGCATGCCCTGCTGGGAGGACAGCATTCTCTGCTCTGACTGTCGCCGAGAACTCGAAGTCTGCACCTGCGACATCGAGGACAACTACCCCGACGGCTACGACACCCGTGACGAGTACGTCGACAGCCATGACGAGACCGACTCCTGGACCGAAGCACGCTGCGGCGGTGACAGGCCAGGCCTCATGGTCGACGACGAATACGACGACGGCTACTACGACCCGGACGAGGACATCTGTCCCGGCATCTGCGGCCAGCCGGCCTACGCCTGCACTTGTGCAGAGACCGCGTCCCTACGGGAGCACAACGCCAATCCGAACACACGTGGTTCGACCTGGGTGGCCTGAGGCCATAACAGAGAGCTGCCAGGTGGCGGGAAAAAGGAAGAGCTCACGCTCGCCCCCATTCCCCCACCTGGACAGTTCCCAAGCACAGAAAGTTTTTTCTGTTTTTAGGAGCTGTTTCACTTTTGGGCGTAGGTGTCACCCGCAAGCTGGCCAGCCTGATGAATCTATAAAATCTCCACCCCTGTTGCTAATCTTGACTTTTTGCGAAATTTATGCTAATGTACTAAATACTTTGGTAGCGCTGGGAAACCACCTCTAAAGTACCTTAATAGCTCTCTGTTTTAACCGCTTTGGTGTCTATTGCGATTGGGAACAATTACAAGATTCTCGTGTTCTTGTTTCCAATCGCAAATTCTGATCTGAGAGATCACGAGCCGAAGGAGCAATATGTCTATCGACTTCGATACCCGCGACCAAGTCAGGTTTCAGCTGCATCATACCAATGGTGAAGCTGATCCCGTCGAGTTTGTCCATCACGGCATTCCTCAAGGCAGCGTGGCTGTCTTGGAGCGAATCATGGAGCCGCACGGTGACATGCTTACCTCTGACAGCTTCATCGCTATCAGGAGATGGGCCTATACCTACCGTCTTCCTGCCATAGAGGGACTTCTGCTCCGCCTGCTTGGCCACTTGAACCTGGGCTACAAGATCAACTTCCATACCGACCACTGATCGCAAGATCACGACCAAGGAGCAGTCATGACCTACTCAGCTGACCACCCGATGGCCTTCCTCAACGACCTCTTCGAGATCGACGAGATCGCTGCCGTCCGCGTGGCCGACAAGTGGGCCGGTGCCGAAGGTACCAGCGAGCACTACGCCGCCGCGTACAGCATCGCCGAGCGTCAGACCGCGTTCCCCCTGTGTGAGCACTGCCGGTGGCCCCTCGTCAACCAGGACGAGCACTCCAAGTGCCACGAGATCACGGACCCCGTGCCTGAAGACGACCAGGACGACATGCTCGACCGCTACGACGACCACGGCTACGGCGACCCGGACGACGGCTACATCGACGACCCGGACGACCTGGCCGAGATCGCCCACGGCAAGGAGCACGAGATGTACAACAGCTAGGTCGCAGTAGCGGCATAACAGAGAGCTGCCAGGTGGCGGGAAAGAGGAAGAGCCTGAGGCTCAACCCCAACCCGCCGCCTGGACAGTTCCCAAGGACATAATGCTTTTTGTGTTTTTAGGAGCTGAATGATTTATAAAAAATAGAAGCCTTGCCCGGTCGTCTCCAAGTGGAAACAATAACCCGGACAAGGCTGATGCTCACGCGGGGTGAGCGATGTCGATGAACACCGAGCTGTCGCTGTCCCGGCCCACCCGGAACGGCAACTCCTGGCTGACACCAACGCCGACGATGTAGGAGCCCTCGAAGAAGCCTCCGAACTTGACCTCGCGCAGCGCCGGCCAGTTGACCTGGTGGTTGACATCGTTGGGGATGTCCGAGTCGATCGGCGGCTCCATGGTGCGAACCGTCACCTGCAGGAAAGCTTGGCCGTCCAAGGGCACGGTGTCACCTGAGCCGTCGGAAGTGACCGCGTCCACGTAGCTGACCTGGAAGCTTCCGGGTCCGGCGCTGCCAGCTTGGTTACCGAAGTCGAAGACCACACGGTCGAAGCACGGATGCTTGCCGGTACGCGTCTTGTCCAGCCAGCCCAGGGTACTGGAAGCCTCCAGCGGCACCGTCTCCGGCTGGGTGTTCCAGGACACTTCGCAGGTTCCCGGCCTGGGATCTGGTTCGGTCGTGGCGGTCACCGGGACCTCGCCCTCATCTTGGGTGGTCGAGGTCTGGCCGCCCGTTGTGGTGGTGGCAGCTGTCGTTGTGGTAGTGGACGAAGACTGGTCGTCATCGTCATCTCCGCCACTGCAGGCAGCCGTAGCTACCAACAGTGCAACAACCACTACTACTGAAATGAACTTCCTCCGCATAACTACCTCATCTCTATGGGGGTGCGCTGGATAGGAGCATTATAGCTTTAGTTTATGTTGTATTGCTACATCTACCACCCTCGATAGATTCGGGACATGTTACCATAAGGGTTATATGACAGCTAACGTACAGTAAGGAGGCACGCATGCGGCCAATCTGGAATGGATCTATTAGCTTTGGACTCGTTAATATACCAGTAAGAATGTTCAGCGGCACCAACCCGCGGGAGGGCATAGACCTGGATATGCTACATAAAGCAGACCACTCGCCTATTCGCTACGCCCGCATCTGTCGCAAGGATGGCAAAGAAGTGCCGTGGGAAGACATCGTCAAAGGCTACGAATACCGCGACGGCGATTATGTAGTACTGTCTGAAAAAGACATGGAAGATCTAGATGTCAAAAAATCCAAGACTATAGACATTCAGCAGTTTGTAGAAGAGGGTGATATAGACATCCGCTACTTTGAAAAACCGTACTATCTAGAGGTAGTAAAGGGCGGCGAAAAAGCCTATGCCCTGCTGCGATCCGCGTTGCAAAAATCCGGCAAACTGGCCCTGGCCAAGTTTGTGATGCACCAGCGCGAGCATGTGGCCGTGCTCAAGCCCGTAGGCCGTGTGTTGGTACTGAATCAAATGCGCTTCCCGACCGATTTAAGAGAACCGGGCAAACTCAACCTGCCCACAGATAAAGAAGTAACCGACAAAGAACTAGAAATGGCCCTGAAGCTGGTCAAACAAGGCACCAAGCCTTTTATAGCCGAGGATTTAAAAGACACTTACACCGAAGAGCTCGAGGAAATGATCAAGGCCAAAACAAAAGGCAAAAAAATCACCGTCAAGAAATCGGCAGAACCAGAAAAGACTTCTGCCACAGACATCATGAGTGCCCTAAAGGCAAGCCTGAAAGACTAACCAAGGAGACAGTAGGGTGGGCCTAACCAAGTACTTCAAGAAACGAAAATTTGACCAAACGCCCGAACCTAAGGGCGGCACACGAAAGCCAAGTGACGGTAAGCTAAAGTTTGTCGTGCAGCAGCATCATGCCACTGCCAGACATTACGATTTTCGCCTAGAAATGGACGGCGTCCTAAAGAGCTGGGCGGTGCCAAAGGGCCCCAGCATGAACCCGCACGACCACCATCTGGCTATCCAGACCGAGGATCACCCGTATGACTACCGCAAATTCGAAGGCGTTATACCAGAAGGCAGCTATGGCGCGGGCAATGTCATCATCTGGGACGAAGGCTGGTATGAGCCTCGCGACCCCAAAGGCAGCGAAAAGTCCCTGCAAAAAGATCTGCGCAAAGGACATATCACTTTTATCGTGCATGGCAAGAAGCTGAAGGGCGAATTTGCCTTTATCAAAATGCCCAATGCCAAGGAGGACAACGCCTGGCTGCTTATAAAAAAGAGTGACCAGTATGCCAGCAACGCCGACATCACAACCCAGGACGAATCTGTTAAAAGCCACAAACACGTAGACGACCTGGGCGCCCACGGCAAACTGCCAGATCTATCGCGGTACCCCAAAAGAGCCGAGCCATGGGCTGTACAACCCATGCTTTCTACCCTGGTAGACAAACCTTTTAGCGGCGACAACTGGCTGTTCGAGATCAAGTGGGACGGCTACCGAGCCATTGGTAGCAAAAAAGGCAAAGACATCCAACTGTACTCCCGTAATGGCCTAGACTTTATCGACAAATATTCGCCAGTGACAGAAGTCCTACAAGCCTTTGACCACGACGTGATTTTAGACGGTGAGATTGTAGTAATGGGCAAAGACGGCGTCTCTCATTTTGAGTGGTTGCAAGGCTATCAAGCCCCACCAAACAGGTTTGGCGGGGACCCCGGTTCTGGACAGGACGACACCCCAGGGACGATCCGCTACTGCGTGTTTGATATTTTGTGGTGCGATGGCCGCGACGTGCGCACTATGCCCTTGCTACAACGCAAGGCTTTGCTAAAGAGCATCCTGCCCGATCACCCCACCCTCATCTATAGCGACCACGTAGAACAACACGGCGAGAAACTATTTACCATTATGCAGCGCAAAGGCCTCGAGGGCATGATAGCCAAGCAGGCCGACAGCCTGTACCGCGAACACACCCGTGGTATGGAATGGCAAAAGATCAAAACTCACCAGCGACAAGAAGTAGTCATTGGTGGCTACACCGAACCGCGAGGCGGCCGCAAATATCTGGGCTCGCTGCTAGTGGGAGTATACGAGAAAGGCAACTTTGTCTACGTTGGTCATTCGGGCGGCGGCATTCCAGACAAGGACCGTGAGGCACTGCAGGAAAAGCTGGCCAAGATAGAACGCAAAAGCTCGCCCTTTGCCACCCAGCCCAAACCCAACGCACCGGTACACTGGGTGCGACCGCAGATAGTTTGTGAAATGGAGTTTGCCGAATGGACCAGTGACGGGTTTATGCGTCACCCAGAGTTTAAGGGCCTCCGGGCAGATAAGGAGCCAAAAAACGTGAAACGGGAAAAACCCACAGAACCAGACACCAAGCCAACAAAAAATGCCAAGGGGTGGCCGTTTGAGCCAACACACCTAGACAAAATATTCTTTCCCAAAAAGAAATACACCAAGGGCGATCTGTTCAGATACTACGAATCTGTTGCCGACTATATCCTGCCCTATTTGAAAGATCGACCGCTATCCATGAACCGCATGCCCAATGGCATCACCGGCGAGAGCTTTTTTCAGAAAAACAACGAACATCTGCCAGACTGGGTACCCAGCGCCAATATCTTTTCAGAAAGCAATAAAGAAGACCTGCATTGGATTGTAGGTGGCGATCTGAGCACCCTGCTATACCTCGTTCAGCTGGGCTCGATAGAGATCAATCCCTGGAATTCCCGCGCTGACCACTTAGAAAAACCCGACTGGGTTGTCATAGACCTAGACCCGGAAGGCGTCAGTTTCGAGAAAGTCATAGAAGTTGCCCAAGAAGTCAAAAAGGTCTGTGACCAGTGGAAAATCCCCACCTACCCCAAAACGTCGGGCAAGACCGGCCTGCATATTTATATCCCCATGCAGGCCAGATACAGCTACGAC
This genomic window contains:
- a CDS encoding integrase core domain-containing protein — protein: MRTRSMTGKQLQVYGARIRLAWFRKAEELGSVVAACRYYGIPRSEYYYWRKRWLASGKRLTSLYDLPRTPKSHKADTDSETTSLIVQLRLGLGYGEDKLAHVLTRDYDVTISHHGVGNVLRRAGLLEPRKKRMRTQRRLNPYPYAPGEVGQLDVKHWKHTAYQYDLIDCATRIKYKRLYPGYDPATTVDFLEHAIRFFEPAFSFQAIQTDNGMEFVYDQLPQTKPDTLTAAQRWLAGHGIRHGRIPPRSPHLNGRIERSHGVDKDRYKKLTTNSHAKAELQTFLIEDCLDYNFYRPHSMLRMLTPVEYLQSLDGFADATLDTSVLYV
- a CDS encoding Ku protein, with product MRPIWNGSISFGLVNIPVRMFSGTNPREGIDLDMLHKADHSPIRYARICRKDGKEVPWEDIVKGYEYRDGDYVVLSEKDMEDLDVKKSKTIDIQQFVEEGDIDIRYFEKPYYLEVVKGGEKAYALLRSALQKSGKLALAKFVMHQREHVAVLKPVGRVLVLNQMRFPTDLREPGKLNLPTDKEVTDKELEMALKLVKQGTKPFIAEDLKDTYTEELEEMIKAKTKGKKITVKKSAEPEKTSATDIMSALKASLKD
- the ligD gene encoding DNA ligase D; this translates as MGLTKYFKKRKFDQTPEPKGGTRKPSDGKLKFVVQQHHATARHYDFRLEMDGVLKSWAVPKGPSMNPHDHHLAIQTEDHPYDYRKFEGVIPEGSYGAGNVIIWDEGWYEPRDPKGSEKSLQKDLRKGHITFIVHGKKLKGEFAFIKMPNAKEDNAWLLIKKSDQYASNADITTQDESVKSHKHVDDLGAHGKLPDLSRYPKRAEPWAVQPMLSTLVDKPFSGDNWLFEIKWDGYRAIGSKKGKDIQLYSRNGLDFIDKYSPVTEVLQAFDHDVILDGEIVVMGKDGVSHFEWLQGYQAPPNRFGGDPGSGQDDTPGTIRYCVFDILWCDGRDVRTMPLLQRKALLKSILPDHPTLIYSDHVEQHGEKLFTIMQRKGLEGMIAKQADSLYREHTRGMEWQKIKTHQRQEVVIGGYTEPRGGRKYLGSLLVGVYEKGNFVYVGHSGGGIPDKDREALQEKLAKIERKSSPFATQPKPNAPVHWVRPQIVCEMEFAEWTSDGFMRHPEFKGLRADKEPKNVKREKPTEPDTKPTKNAKGWPFEPTHLDKIFFPKKKYTKGDLFRYYESVADYILPYLKDRPLSMNRMPNGITGESFFQKNNEHLPDWVPSANIFSESNKEDLHWIVGGDLSTLLYLVQLGSIEINPWNSRADHLEKPDWVVIDLDPEGVSFEKVIEVAQEVKKVCDQWKIPTYPKTSGKTGLHIYIPMQARYSYDQAKNLAHLIALEVNTRLPKITSVERMPDKRKHRIYLDFLQNRAGQTLAAPYSVRPTQDASVSMPLHWKEVKKGLKPSDFTIKNTPARLKKHGDLWKSVIGTGIDLEQTLKRIES